In Aegilops tauschii subsp. strangulata cultivar AL8/78 chromosome 3, Aet v6.0, whole genome shotgun sequence, one genomic interval encodes:
- the LOC109756546 gene encoding uncharacterized protein, with protein sequence MAGDGGADVKRWWADLPGDLLGTVYLRSATAYDQARFAAVCATWRAAALWHRRLPALPLLLATTGNSLRDREARAYSPEEGRALRIALPWFPWGNRLVGSYDGGWIATASSSDQLLLVNLFSGARAPLSEQQSAIVCACPLPIRRDTILTSSRRCGRALHVKKIICSTDPSSSSCILAAMTNQCSIALCRVGSNGRWRTRGCSRYIAYGHLVLEDIAFVNGELYGITHNELFWFDISFDKDGNPVATPLRLPVIEMDALHAHPGTRYIFQLRSNIAIAVEIWPLISLGSSAIFKVFELSDSGRRWEEVMSLDGYALFLGPACCKAMPMPVTNVRSGVEGNRIYYSKQHSSPHNNKDCLARLDLGSCTVYCCQSKVGRHLERITSRGYHYEEWDGCNGCNACMWLVPPQF encoded by the coding sequence ATGGCCGGGGACGGCGGAGCCGACGTCAAACGGTGGTGGGCCGACCTCCCCGGCGACCTCCTCGGCACCGTCTACCTCAGATCCGCCACAGCCTACGACCAGGCGCGCTTCGCCGCCGTCTGCGCCACATGGCGCGCCGCAGCGTTGTGGCACCGGCGGCTGCCGGCTCTGCCGCTGCTGCTCGCGACCACGGGCAACAGCTTGCGCGACCGGGAGGCAAGGGCGTACAGCCCCGAGGAAGGTAGGGCCCTGCGCATCGCGCTGCCGTGGTTCCCGTGGGGCAACCGGCTCGTCGGATCCTACGACGGTGGTTGGATCGCCACCGCGTCCAGCTCCGACCAGCTCCTCTTGGTGAACCTCTTCTCCGGCGCTCGGGCCCCGCTCTCTGAGCAACAGAGCGCAATTGTGTGCGCGTGCCCGCTGCCCATCCGGAGGGACACTATTCTCACTTCCTCGCGCAGGTGCGGCAGAGCTCTCCACGTCAAGAAAATCATCTGCTCCACGGATCCTTCCTCGAGCAGCTGCATCCTCGCCGCCATGACCAACCAGTGCTCCATTGCGCTCTGCCGTGTCGGGAGCAATGGAAGGTGGAGGACACGAGGGTGTAGCAGGTACATTGCATATGGACATCTGGTGCTAGAGGACATTGCCTTCGTCAACGGTGAGCTATATGGCATTACGCACAATGAACTTTTCTGGTTTGACATCAGCTTCGACAAAGATGGCAATCCGGTGGCCACCCCCCTCCGCCTGCCAGTCATTGAGATGGATGCCTTGCACGCGCATCCCGGCACAAGATACATCTTCCAACTGCGCTCCAACATAGCAATAGCGGTGGAGATCTGGCCGCTAATTAGCCTCGGTAGTTCTGCAATTTTCAAGGTGTTCGAGCTCTCTGACAGCGGCAGGAGGTGGGAAGAGGTGATGAGCTTGGATGGCTACGCCTTGTTTCTAGGTCCAGCGTGTTGTAAGGCAATGCCCATGCCTGTGACCAACGTGCGCAGTGGGGTGGAGGGTAACCGTATCTACTACTCCAAGCAACACTCCTCTCCCCACAACAACAAGGATTGCTTAGCAAGGTTGGACCTCGGTAGTTGCACCGTTTATTGTTGCCAAAGCAAAGTTGGGCGCCATTTGGAGAGGATCACGTCACGAGGATACCATTACGAGGAGTGGGATGGCTGTAATGGTTGTAATGCGTGCATGTGGCTTGTACCACCACAATTCTAG